A portion of the Liberibacter crescens BT-1 genome contains these proteins:
- a CDS encoding TadE/TadG family type IV pilus assembly protein gives MYFLKKIFLCRKGNFLILTALLMPVLLSMVGFAIDTSRMIMTRSSLQEATDAATLTAASAIFKKANTNPDVNINVAAMTALVRDHLQKQLLNLFTQSIAQKLSKDAKVTIEKAYHDSPEYNIQAVTFYDMPLSSFSFERYISSQGSVIISTSSVSKAVLPNPDKRIGVSVEYVQDFSYSKSKNQYAMHETANSDLAESLFERTDIDLGSYLLLGQISYAGQVYPGDDSNGTLFWQTPENIARIKKGSPPTPGTNNYLAMKVAYDKLTSAYEASEQKKKNNKIVKKYVIAEFLTDNNDITNDQKTLSLCKEMKQRGIRIFTYAFGDVSNRTKKLALSCATSSDDSYTGNNEVDLDKFSKDVGLNKIGIQLKGGVRVNS, from the coding sequence ATGTACTTTCTTAAAAAGATATTTTTATGTCGTAAGGGAAATTTTCTTATATTAACAGCCTTGTTGATGCCGGTTTTGCTTTCTATGGTAGGCTTTGCCATTGATACATCCAGGATGATTATGACCCGTAGTTCATTGCAGGAAGCAACTGATGCTGCTACTTTAACGGCTGCTTCAGCAATTTTTAAAAAAGCAAACACTAATCCTGATGTCAATATTAATGTGGCCGCGATGACAGCATTGGTCAGGGATCATTTGCAAAAACAATTATTAAATCTCTTTACTCAGAGCATAGCTCAAAAACTTTCTAAGGATGCAAAGGTTACAATTGAGAAGGCCTATCATGATTCACCTGAATATAACATTCAGGCTGTTACCTTTTATGATATGCCCCTGAGCTCTTTTTCTTTTGAAAGATATATTTCAAGTCAGGGTTCAGTAATAATATCAACGAGTAGTGTATCAAAGGCTGTTCTTCCTAATCCTGATAAAAGAATTGGTGTCTCGGTTGAATATGTACAAGATTTTTCTTATTCTAAGAGCAAAAATCAATACGCAATGCATGAAACTGCAAATAGTGATTTAGCGGAATCATTGTTTGAGCGGACAGATATTGATTTGGGGAGCTATTTATTACTGGGACAAATTTCGTATGCGGGTCAAGTTTATCCTGGTGATGATTCAAATGGAACTTTATTTTGGCAGACTCCTGAAAATATAGCTCGGATTAAAAAGGGGAGTCCTCCTACACCTGGTACGAACAACTATCTGGCCATGAAGGTCGCTTATGATAAGCTGACGTCGGCCTATGAAGCATCAGAACAGAAAAAGAAGAATAACAAGATCGTAAAAAAATATGTTATTGCAGAATTTTTAACTGATAATAATGACATTACGAATGATCAGAAAACCTTGAGCCTCTGTAAAGAGATGAAACAGAGGGGGATACGCATATTTACATATGCATTTGGTGATGTTTCTAATCGAACTAAAAAACTTGCATTATCCTGTGCCACTTCTAGCGACGATAGTTATACCGGTAATAATGAAGTTGATCTGGATAAATTTTCAAAAGATGTAGGTCTTAATAAGATTGGCATTCAGTTAAAAGGAGGCGTGCGCGTTAACAGTTGA
- the ftsE gene encoding cell division ATP-binding protein FtsE — MITFDNVGLRYGIGPEVLKNLTFDIPKSSFHFLTGPSGAGKTTLLRLLFMSLQPTRGLIHSFGKNVADIPRKELPFLRRRIGIVFQDFRLLKHLTTYENVALPLRVRGKEEASYQTDVLELLKWVGLGERVNMPPQILSGGEKQRVAIARALIDRPEILLADEPTGNVDPPMARRLLKLFLELNRLGTAVIIATHDITLMDQISANRMVLSEGYLEIHE; from the coding sequence TTGATTACATTTGATAATGTTGGATTGCGTTACGGTATCGGCCCAGAAGTTTTAAAAAATCTCACTTTTGATATCCCTAAAAGTTCTTTTCACTTCTTAACCGGACCCTCAGGTGCAGGGAAAACCACACTTTTACGCTTATTATTCATGTCTCTTCAACCAACGCGTGGTTTAATCCATAGTTTTGGAAAAAATGTAGCAGATATCCCTCGAAAAGAATTACCTTTTTTGCGACGTCGTATTGGTATTGTTTTCCAAGACTTTCGGCTTTTGAAACATTTAACAACGTATGAAAACGTAGCACTTCCATTACGGGTGCGTGGAAAGGAAGAAGCAAGCTATCAAACTGATGTTCTTGAATTACTTAAATGGGTTGGACTTGGTGAACGAGTGAATATGCCACCTCAGATTTTATCTGGCGGAGAAAAACAGCGTGTTGCTATTGCACGTGCATTAATTGATCGTCCTGAAATACTTTTGGCTGATGAGCCTACTGGTAATGTAGACCCACCAATGGCCCGCCGTTTGCTAAAGTTATTTCTTGAGTTAAATCGACTTGGGACAGCAGTGATAATTGCTACTCATGACATAACTCTTATGGATCAAATAAGTGCTAATCGTATGGTTCTTTCAGAAGGATACCTAGAGATCCATGAATAG
- a CDS encoding cell division protein FtsX, whose amino-acid sequence MNRNLEVYLRRTETIIPSATIQGDSLMVVIAIMSFLACLTLGIVSILHSTTARWKGQILNEVTVQINPEEKVDMDVILKRVRDIVLSVAGIKNARIISEDETKKLLEPWLGSNIDTAQLPIPRLVVISINPNSPPDFQVMRTLLKETAPQAILDDHRTWINRLISMSRTTISIGIGIVFLVFIAMILTVIFATRSALLSNRHIVEVLHFIGAETIFIANAFQRHFLKISIKGAMSGGILASMAFLLANYWYKRSITTAQTDQAAILFGSFSLEANGYIGIFITMIIIASLTTLTARFTVINTIWDIDTIRSDPSRMDNIENI is encoded by the coding sequence ATGAATAGAAATTTAGAAGTATATTTACGTCGTACAGAAACAATCATCCCGTCTGCAACTATACAAGGAGATTCTTTGATGGTTGTAATTGCAATTATGTCATTCTTAGCATGCTTAACTTTAGGTATTGTTAGTATTCTTCATTCAACTACAGCGCGATGGAAAGGACAGATTTTAAACGAAGTCACGGTTCAAATAAATCCTGAAGAAAAAGTAGATATGGATGTTATCTTAAAACGCGTAAGAGATATCGTGCTTTCAGTTGCAGGTATAAAAAACGCTCGTATAATTAGCGAAGATGAAACCAAAAAACTATTAGAACCTTGGTTAGGCTCTAATATAGATACTGCACAATTACCTATACCACGTTTGGTTGTCATTTCGATTAATCCAAACAGTCCGCCTGACTTTCAGGTGATGAGAACACTCCTGAAGGAAACGGCCCCTCAAGCTATTCTTGATGATCACCGTACATGGATTAATCGTCTTATTTCTATGTCAAGAACAACAATCAGCATTGGCATTGGTATTGTTTTTCTTGTATTTATTGCTATGATATTAACTGTAATATTTGCTACACGAAGTGCTCTTTTAAGCAACCGCCATATTGTAGAAGTACTTCATTTCATTGGTGCAGAAACAATTTTTATTGCTAATGCCTTTCAAAGACATTTTTTAAAAATTAGCATTAAGGGAGCTATGTCTGGTGGGATATTGGCAAGTATGGCTTTTCTATTGGCAAATTATTGGTACAAAAGATCAATAACAACTGCACAGACTGATCAGGCAGCTATTTTATTTGGCTCCTTTTCTTTAGAAGCCAATGGATATATAGGAATCTTTATAACAATGATTATTATTGCTTCTCTCACAACACTTACAGCCCGCTTTACCGTTATAAATACAATTTGGGATATTGATACTATTCGTTCAGATCCATCAAGAATGGATAACATAGAGAATATATAA
- a CDS encoding YdcF family protein produces the protein MNMDIPEDPSANAIVVLTGAPQRIEKALELLTKKVGKRLLISGVHHSISKNQLQQKTHATKDFFECCVDIGYKALDTIGNAKEISDWVHKHNYQRVLVVTNNYHMLRSFLELRRVDTETEFIPYPVIIKDSKPENYVSKFKIIKTMFIEYTKTFLALLRIA, from the coding sequence ATGAACATGGACATACCAGAAGATCCTTCTGCTAACGCTATTGTAGTACTCACAGGTGCCCCGCAGCGTATAGAAAAAGCCCTGGAATTACTCACAAAGAAAGTAGGTAAACGATTGCTTATATCAGGAGTTCATCATTCAATAAGCAAGAATCAACTTCAACAAAAAACCCACGCTACAAAAGATTTTTTTGAATGTTGTGTTGATATAGGTTATAAAGCACTTGATACTATTGGTAATGCAAAAGAAATATCAGACTGGGTGCATAAACATAATTATCAACGTGTTCTTGTGGTTACAAACAATTATCATATGTTACGCAGCTTCTTAGAGCTAAGACGTGTAGATACAGAAACAGAATTTATTCCATATCCTGTTATAATAAAAGACTCTAAACCTGAAAATTACGTATCAAAGTTCAAGATTATCAAAACTATGTTTATAGAATACACTAAAACTTTTCTTGCACTTCTACGAATAGCATAA
- a CDS encoding lysophospholipid acyltransferase family protein, whose translation MPSLIITYIRSAVFNILFYLIILISLVVSHLLQFFMTRKQHFALGKSWAKIQNFLLEKITKTSFQIEGLENLPKGKCIIAAEHQAFWDTFALWPWLEDPTFILKHTILWIPLVRSYCKKQKMIGINRKKNIPS comes from the coding sequence ATGCCAAGTCTTATAATAACTTACATTCGATCTGCAGTCTTTAATATTCTATTTTATCTTATCATATTGATATCTCTTGTTGTTTCACATCTACTTCAATTCTTTATGACACGAAAACAACATTTTGCTTTAGGAAAAAGCTGGGCAAAAATACAGAATTTTCTACTAGAAAAAATTACAAAAACAAGTTTTCAAATTGAAGGACTAGAGAATCTCCCGAAAGGAAAGTGTATCATAGCTGCTGAACATCAAGCTTTTTGGGATACTTTTGCCTTATGGCCTTGGTTAGAAGATCCTACATTCATACTAAAACACACAATACTGTGGATACCTCTTGTTCGCTCATACTGTAAAAAACAAAAAATGATTGGAATAAACCGCAAAAAAAACATACCGTCATGA
- a CDS encoding lysophospholipid acyltransferase family protein, whose amino-acid sequence MKKIIKRSQEAMNDNRQLVIYPEGTRRIPEAKPVYKKGISYIYDSLQVPVIPIVMNFGLFWPRRSLIRYPGKFKVRILPPIPPNMSKDVFFIQLKKTMEYESNRLLLETIKDNPHIPFKKLSK is encoded by the coding sequence ATGAAAAAAATTATAAAGCGTTCACAAGAAGCAATGAATGATAATCGCCAACTTGTTATATACCCTGAAGGAACAAGACGTATTCCTGAAGCAAAACCCGTTTATAAAAAAGGTATATCCTATATATATGATTCCCTTCAGGTCCCAGTCATACCAATAGTAATGAATTTTGGATTATTTTGGCCACGCAGAAGCTTAATACGATACCCAGGAAAGTTTAAGGTCCGTATTCTTCCACCCATACCCCCTAATATGTCAAAAGATGTCTTTTTTATACAACTCAAAAAAACAATGGAATATGAAAGTAATCGACTTTTATTAGAAACTATCAAGGATAACCCACATATACCTTTTAAGAAACTATCAAAATAA
- a CDS encoding DUF2125 domain-containing protein yields the protein MSLLRKVSHNSKFQIFMGFIIASFIITLIYIGLCLYTVHQLKNRISSEIIAKKIECTDLNVQFSYFTIILNCSQLAFKNNKTKTTLAVGGLKIIGSIFNPQKISWNLQSPAKIYKNPQFILSGQWESFSSKIENALTKDKNSLTVIEQLKIDISSLPSINLGTLTIKEAKIGVKNNNQYLAINSSFDNTNFISGYTPFSLSPFSIKSDVLLFQNPNKNLEEDILSLCFIKGEVKNLTIDFGDNRRISFSGPFSCNFNGLISANIHIEIENFHKVEQLISESFPIYDQTYFYLGKILEKLSRRSKNDTISLKLNIYDGFIKVGFIPLGTIPPLK from the coding sequence ATGTCTTTACTAAGAAAGGTCTCTCATAATTCAAAATTTCAAATTTTTATGGGATTTATTATTGCTTCCTTTATAATCACCTTAATTTACATAGGATTATGTCTATATACAGTCCATCAACTCAAGAATCGTATTTCTTCTGAAATTATTGCAAAAAAAATTGAATGCACAGATTTAAATGTTCAATTTTCATATTTCACAATTATTCTCAACTGCTCACAATTAGCATTTAAAAATAATAAAACAAAAACAACCCTTGCAGTTGGCGGATTAAAAATTATTGGATCAATATTCAATCCCCAAAAAATATCTTGGAATTTGCAATCCCCTGCAAAAATCTATAAAAACCCTCAATTTATCCTCTCAGGACAATGGGAGAGCTTTTCTTCAAAAATAGAAAATGCTTTGACGAAAGATAAAAACTCATTGACAGTGATTGAACAACTAAAAATAGACATTTCTTCACTACCTTCTATCAATTTAGGCACCCTTACAATAAAAGAAGCAAAAATAGGAGTAAAAAACAACAATCAATATCTAGCAATAAACAGTTCCTTTGATAATACAAATTTTATCTCTGGATACACTCCCTTCAGTTTATCTCCTTTTTCTATAAAAAGTGATGTTTTATTATTCCAAAATCCAAATAAAAACTTAGAAGAAGACATCCTAAGTTTATGCTTTATCAAAGGAGAAGTAAAAAATTTAACTATAGACTTTGGAGATAATCGCCGTATATCGTTCTCTGGACCTTTCTCTTGTAACTTTAATGGCCTGATTTCAGCCAATATACATATTGAAATTGAAAATTTTCATAAAGTAGAACAATTAATTTCTGAATCTTTTCCTATCTATGATCAAACTTATTTTTATCTTGGTAAAATATTAGAAAAATTATCACGTCGCTCAAAAAATGATACGATATCATTAAAATTAAATATATATGATGGTTTTATAAAAGTTGGCTTCATTCCATTAGGAACTATTCCTCCTCTTAAGTAA
- a CDS encoding prephenate/arogenate dehydrogenase family protein produces the protein MDKPHFKHITLIGIGLIGSSIARDIRILGLADKLVVSTRRDITLMRAKKLDLGTHYTLSMSEAVTDADLIIISVPVGAYENIAKEIAPYLKADSIVTDVGSTKVSVISQIQPHIPLGVHFIPGHPIAGTEESGPDAGFSGLFRNRWCILTPIPNTNQHALDRVQAFWQALGSHVDHMDPFHHDQVLAIVSHLPHIIAYNMVTSAMDLETVVKSEVIKYSASGFRDFTRLAASDPIMWRDICVHNKDAILVMLDLFIKNLTSLKRMISSQDGNKLFEFFSHTRNVRRSIVEIAQDVDKPDFGRHDFDKT, from the coding sequence ATGGATAAGCCTCATTTCAAACATATTACACTTATTGGAATTGGATTGATTGGTTCTTCTATAGCACGAGATATCCGAATTCTAGGGCTTGCAGATAAGTTGGTAGTGTCAACACGTCGTGATATCACTTTAATGAGAGCAAAGAAACTCGATCTTGGTACTCACTATACTCTTTCAATGTCTGAGGCAGTAACAGATGCTGATCTTATTATAATCTCTGTACCCGTTGGCGCATATGAAAATATTGCTAAAGAAATCGCTCCGTATTTAAAAGCAGATTCTATTGTTACTGATGTTGGATCTACTAAAGTTTCAGTGATTTCACAAATACAACCTCATATTCCTTTAGGTGTTCATTTTATTCCTGGGCATCCTATTGCAGGCACTGAAGAATCAGGACCTGATGCTGGTTTTTCAGGGTTATTCAGAAATAGGTGGTGTATTCTTACTCCGATTCCTAATACCAATCAACACGCTTTAGATCGTGTACAGGCTTTTTGGCAAGCTCTTGGTTCGCATGTTGATCATATGGATCCATTCCATCACGATCAGGTATTGGCAATAGTATCTCATTTACCACATATTATTGCATATAATATGGTCACTTCAGCTATGGACTTAGAGACAGTTGTAAAATCAGAAGTCATAAAATATTCAGCATCTGGTTTTCGTGATTTTACACGCTTGGCAGCTTCTGATCCTATTATGTGGCGTGATATCTGTGTACATAATAAAGATGCAATTTTAGTAATGTTAGATTTGTTTATAAAAAATCTTACATCTTTAAAAAGGATGATTTCTAGTCAGGATGGTAATAAGCTATTCGAGTTTTTTTCTCATACCCGTAATGTCCGCCGTTCTATCGTTGAAATTGCTCAAGATGTAGATAAACCTGATTTTGGCCGACATGATTTCGATAAGACTTAA
- the hisC gene encoding histidinol-phosphate transaminase produces the protein MKRTFTGPIPRPGIMDIDAYVPGRSSIPGVVQFHKLSSNENPFGASPKVFQVMRNTVFNFERYPDGSSYQLRQAIGKVYGIDSANIVCGNGSDELLDLLCKAYLGPGDEAIITEYGYLLYKIQIKAMGATPITVQEKNYVVDVHAILSAVTERTKIIFISNPGNPTGTYVPVKDLFWLISMLPDHVLLVIDSAYGEYVRKDDYDSGLKLVNSSTNVVMTRTFSKAYGLAALRIGWLYTNPSVVNVLNRIRNPFNLNSIAIAIGTVAVNDQEFIRNTVEFNIFWREKMIYELDKIGLKVTPSVANFLLIHFPNKDGKRAIDADNFLTSRGYILRALDSYGLPNALRMSIGCKDANEGVINVLKEFMA, from the coding sequence ATGAAAAGAACATTTACTGGACCAATACCGCGTCCCGGTATTATGGATATTGATGCTTATGTTCCTGGTAGGTCGTCTATACCTGGTGTTGTTCAATTTCATAAACTCTCTTCAAATGAGAATCCATTTGGAGCAAGCCCAAAAGTATTTCAAGTCATGCGGAATACAGTATTTAATTTTGAACGCTATCCTGATGGATCTTCTTATCAACTGCGACAAGCAATAGGCAAGGTTTATGGTATAGATTCTGCAAATATAGTTTGTGGCAATGGTTCTGATGAGCTACTGGATTTGTTGTGCAAGGCCTATCTTGGTCCAGGAGATGAAGCTATTATTACTGAATATGGTTATCTTCTGTATAAAATCCAAATAAAGGCAATGGGAGCTACTCCTATTACTGTTCAAGAAAAAAATTATGTTGTTGATGTCCATGCTATCCTTTCTGCTGTTACTGAAAGAACCAAGATTATTTTCATTTCTAATCCAGGTAATCCGACAGGTACATATGTTCCGGTCAAGGATCTTTTCTGGCTTATTAGTATGCTCCCTGATCATGTTTTACTTGTAATTGATTCTGCTTATGGTGAATATGTAAGAAAAGATGATTATGATTCAGGTTTAAAGTTAGTCAATTCCAGTACAAATGTAGTTATGACTCGTACTTTCTCTAAGGCCTATGGTTTGGCTGCATTGCGCATTGGTTGGCTGTATACGAATCCTTCTGTTGTTAATGTTTTAAATCGTATTCGAAATCCTTTTAATCTTAATTCCATAGCAATCGCTATAGGAACAGTTGCCGTTAATGATCAAGAGTTTATAAGGAATACAGTAGAATTTAATATATTTTGGCGTGAAAAAATGATTTATGAATTAGATAAAATAGGTTTAAAGGTTACTCCTTCAGTTGCAAACTTTTTGTTAATACATTTTCCGAATAAAGATGGTAAGCGTGCAATTGATGCTGATAATTTTCTTACAAGCAGAGGTTATATCCTTCGAGCTTTAGATAGTTATGGATTGCCCAATGCATTAAGGATGTCAATTGGATGTAAAGACGCTAATGAAGGGGTGATTAATGTTCTTAAAGAATTTATGGCCTAA
- a CDS encoding class I SAM-dependent methyltransferase encodes MYVDVLELYNFYNSRLGIFAKDSIIRVLLDIWPDVSDKSILGLGYPLPFLESFHGRAERILAFMPAGQGAISWPNQALSATALVSEEELPLPDASIDRVLVIHSLEFLKDPSLILNEIWRILASDGRMIVIVPNLCGMWSNMESSPFGCGKSYFLHQIISFLEDINFTLSFTSGAMFFPPTNKVFFYKFPYLFEKVGRILCPGFAGVYIVEVRKVIYQGLPVHKFQERRKFVPVLIPQSVLT; translated from the coding sequence ATGTATGTCGATGTCTTGGAGCTTTATAATTTTTATAACTCGCGTCTTGGAATTTTTGCTAAAGATTCTATTATTAGAGTCCTCCTTGACATTTGGCCTGATGTTTCTGATAAGAGCATACTAGGATTAGGTTATCCTCTTCCTTTTCTTGAAAGTTTTCATGGTCGTGCAGAACGTATATTAGCTTTTATGCCTGCTGGTCAAGGGGCAATAAGTTGGCCAAACCAGGCTCTTTCTGCAACAGCATTGGTATCTGAAGAAGAATTGCCACTTCCGGATGCTTCAATTGATCGTGTTTTGGTAATTCACTCTTTAGAATTTTTGAAAGATCCTTCTTTAATACTGAACGAGATCTGGAGAATATTGGCTTCTGATGGTCGCATGATTGTTATAGTTCCTAACCTCTGTGGTATGTGGTCAAACATGGAATCCAGTCCTTTTGGTTGCGGAAAGTCCTATTTTTTGCACCAAATAATTTCTTTTTTAGAAGATATAAATTTTACTCTTTCTTTTACTTCAGGCGCTATGTTTTTTCCTCCAACGAACAAAGTATTTTTTTATAAATTTCCATATTTATTTGAAAAAGTTGGGCGTATACTGTGCCCTGGATTTGCTGGGGTTTATATAGTTGAGGTAAGAAAAGTTATATATCAGGGCTTACCAGTTCATAAATTTCAGGAACGGCGTAAGTTTGTACCTGTACTTATTCCTCAGAGCGTATTGACATAA
- the gloB gene encoding hydroxyacylglutathione hydrolase — MMNFNIQTFLCRPDNIGIIIHDNKSKLTATIDTPNANEILKVLNYHGWSLTHIFITHHHADHTKGNIELKNHFNCKIFASCKEKHKIPGVDHVLSEGEIIHFGDHKVEVMFTPGHTTGHICYHFVKEKLLFVGDVLFRLGCGRLLEGTPEEMFSSLQKIASLPEETRIYFGHEYTQSNARFALSIDCDNEELKIHAAEIETLRKKNALTIPTTLSLEKKTNPFLRTSDPEIRKKLNMEDKSDQEIFITLRNLKDIF; from the coding sequence ATAATGAATTTTAACATACAAACCTTCCTTTGTCGACCTGATAATATAGGAATCATTATTCACGATAATAAAAGCAAACTCACAGCTACTATTGATACTCCTAATGCAAACGAAATTTTAAAGGTTTTAAACTATCACGGTTGGTCCCTTACTCATATCTTCATTACTCATCATCATGCGGATCATACAAAAGGCAATATAGAACTTAAAAATCACTTCAACTGTAAAATTTTCGCTTCTTGCAAGGAGAAACACAAAATCCCAGGAGTTGATCATGTGCTTTCTGAAGGAGAAATTATACATTTTGGAGATCATAAAGTAGAAGTTATGTTTACTCCAGGGCATACAACAGGACATATATGTTATCATTTTGTGAAAGAGAAGCTTCTATTCGTTGGGGATGTTCTTTTTCGATTAGGATGTGGAAGGTTACTTGAAGGTACACCAGAAGAAATGTTTTCTAGCTTACAAAAGATAGCATCCCTTCCCGAAGAAACACGCATCTATTTTGGTCATGAATATACCCAATCAAATGCACGATTTGCACTTTCTATTGATTGTGATAATGAAGAACTAAAAATACACGCTGCTGAAATAGAAACATTAAGAAAAAAAAATGCTCTTACAATCCCAACAACACTGTCTCTTGAGAAAAAAACAAATCCTTTTCTAAGAACATCTGATCCTGAAATAAGAAAAAAACTCAATATGGAAGATAAGAGTGATCAAGAAATTTTCATTACACTACGAAATCTGAAAGATATATTCTAA
- a CDS encoding DUF3108 domain-containing protein: MRCTLSIIFILLMPLFSWAVEEQSHIVEYDVRFSSILIAQAIFKTSTLEKHYRISASIKAIGLFNMISSLSARMNVEGDVIGDQLHSTSYILSYIYKKKKRFFEVKYQNDFVKTYQVIPKKTLFLNDWIKLSENDLLKVIDPISGLLAFKEDQLCLKKQFIFDGEMRYDLDFLFHGKKNFVTENFSGEAFVCSLNFIPKSGYRKDHYSIKHLQKSNIEVWFARSPVTHLYAPVYASIPVNIGTITIIARKY, encoded by the coding sequence ATGAGGTGCACTTTAAGTATTATATTTATTTTATTGATGCCACTATTTTCTTGGGCAGTTGAAGAACAATCTCATATTGTTGAATACGATGTAAGATTTTCTAGTATACTTATTGCTCAAGCAATTTTCAAAACATCAACTCTAGAAAAGCATTACAGGATTTCAGCAAGCATTAAAGCTATTGGTTTATTCAATATGATTTCTTCTTTATCAGCTCGTATGAATGTCGAGGGTGATGTTATAGGAGATCAATTGCATTCAACATCATATATTCTTTCATATATTTATAAGAAAAAAAAACGCTTTTTTGAAGTTAAATATCAGAATGATTTTGTAAAAACGTATCAGGTTATACCGAAAAAGACTTTGTTCTTGAATGATTGGATAAAGTTATCAGAAAATGATTTGCTTAAGGTTATTGATCCGATATCTGGGCTCCTTGCCTTCAAAGAAGATCAGCTTTGTCTAAAAAAACAATTCATATTTGATGGTGAAATGCGGTATGATCTTGATTTCTTGTTTCATGGTAAAAAAAACTTTGTGACGGAGAATTTTTCTGGAGAAGCCTTTGTTTGTTCTTTGAATTTTATTCCTAAATCGGGATACAGAAAAGATCATTATAGTATCAAACATCTACAAAAATCAAATATTGAGGTATGGTTTGCTCGTTCTCCTGTTACCCACTTATACGCTCCTGTCTATGCATCAATTCCTGTAAATATTGGTACTATAACTATTATCGCCAGGAAATATTAA
- the rpmB gene encoding 50S ribosomal protein L28, with translation MSRICELTGKTVMSGHKVSHANNKTKRKFLPNLCNVTLMSDILGQSYQLRISAAALRSVEHNGGLDNFLLKTKENSLSLRTRLLRRQIIKKNALPL, from the coding sequence ATGTCACGAATATGTGAATTGACTGGGAAAACTGTTATGTCCGGTCATAAAGTAAGTCATGCAAACAATAAAACTAAACGCAAGTTTTTGCCTAATCTTTGTAATGTCACACTTATGTCTGATATTCTTGGACAAAGCTATCAATTACGCATTTCAGCAGCTGCACTACGCTCTGTTGAGCACAATGGCGGACTTGATAATTTTCTTCTGAAGACAAAAGAAAATAGCCTATCTTTGCGCACCCGTCTTTTACGTCGCCAAATTATTAAAAAAAATGCCCTACCTTTATAA
- a CDS encoding J domain-containing protein, giving the protein MKLDSKYFDRIRKRPRQSVPNSDKVCPKCQWDGCNRSGEHRAPVGRNAEGQFFVFCFEHVKKYNKGYNYFSGLSDNEIGRYQKEAITGHRPTWVLGTNSAIRSAQPSSEGKNDYFQLEESDSFSFIKKNSHGYNIASDKMVRYVKPLEANAFEMLGLLADSSPEEITSRYKDLVKKHHPDSNGGDRGSEGRFRAVIQAYRLLKQSGFC; this is encoded by the coding sequence ATGAAGCTTGATTCAAAATATTTCGATCGTATACGTAAACGTCCTCGACAGTCTGTTCCTAATTCTGATAAAGTATGTCCGAAATGCCAGTGGGATGGATGTAATCGTTCAGGTGAGCATCGTGCGCCAGTAGGAAGGAATGCTGAGGGTCAGTTTTTTGTTTTTTGTTTTGAGCATGTTAAAAAGTATAATAAAGGATATAATTATTTCTCTGGCCTTTCTGATAACGAGATAGGTCGTTATCAGAAGGAGGCAATTACTGGACATCGTCCTACCTGGGTATTGGGAACGAATTCTGCCATTCGTAGTGCACAGCCTTCATCAGAAGGCAAAAATGATTATTTTCAATTGGAAGAAAGTGATAGTTTTTCTTTTATTAAAAAGAATAGCCATGGCTATAACATAGCTAGTGATAAGATGGTGCGTTATGTTAAGCCTTTGGAAGCAAATGCTTTTGAAATGTTGGGTCTTTTGGCGGATTCCTCCCCAGAAGAAATAACAAGCCGTTATAAGGACCTTGTTAAGAAACATCATCCTGATTCTAATGGAGGAGATCGTGGATCAGAAGGGCGTTTTCGGGCAGTTATTCAAGCATATCGATTGTTAAAGCAGTCAGGTTTTTGTTAA